The Shewanella sp. KX20019 genome window below encodes:
- a CDS encoding YtjB family periplasmic protein: MFYLKGLKKSHRISRILQILVAIALFIGLDQLWETSLLQGQQLLKSQTEKMARLLVQQTAYGAAPALQLENDEQLQWLATALVLDPKVMSASIFSEDGVRLSFAQSVTQEDYEADSDEMTLLLEQYPPYVESVSQDGQNLGYVEVRLEPKYFFNEIKEAHQINMEQQQMMLIIAGLIGMLLSRALSFKRADFDRRKAKVKLRQLLSKRNAKHRQEETSNQDDEAVTSTENEPKKE; the protein is encoded by the coding sequence GTGTTTTATTTAAAAGGCCTAAAAAAGAGCCATCGAATAAGCAGGATATTGCAGATCCTTGTCGCTATTGCATTATTCATTGGTCTGGATCAGTTGTGGGAAACTAGCCTACTACAAGGACAGCAGCTTCTAAAGTCCCAAACTGAAAAGATGGCGAGATTATTAGTACAGCAAACAGCCTATGGCGCGGCTCCTGCACTGCAATTAGAGAATGATGAGCAGCTGCAGTGGCTAGCAACCGCCTTAGTACTTGACCCTAAAGTGATGTCTGCCAGTATTTTCAGCGAAGATGGCGTAAGGCTATCGTTCGCCCAAAGTGTTACTCAAGAGGACTATGAAGCCGATTCAGACGAGATGACTCTGCTGCTTGAGCAATATCCACCCTATGTCGAGTCCGTTTCTCAAGATGGGCAAAACTTGGGTTATGTGGAAGTGAGACTGGAGCCAAAGTACTTTTTTAACGAAATTAAAGAAGCTCATCAAATCAACATGGAACAACAGCAGATGATGCTTATCATTGCTGGGCTGATAGGCATGTTGTTATCACGAGCACTGTCATTCAAGCGTGCCGATTTTGATAGACGTAAAGCCAAAGTAAAACTACGGCAACTGCTCAGTAAACGAAACGCGAAACACAGGCAAGAAGAGACAAGTAACCAAGACGATGAAGCGGTGACATCGACCGAAAATGAGCCGAAAAAAGAGTAA
- the deoA gene encoding thymidine phosphorylase → MFLAQEIIRKKRNAEVLSTEEIQFFVNGITNNTVSEGQIAALGMAVYFNDMNMDERIALTTSMRDSGTVLDWKSLDLNGPIIDKHSTGGVGDVISLMLGPMAAACGGYVPMISGRGLGHTGGTLDKFDAIPGYNTEPDSALFRKVVKEAGVAIIGQTGDLVPADKRFYSIRDNTATVESISLITASILSKKLAAGLDALAMDVKVGTGAFMPTYEASEELARSITAVANGAGTKTTALLTDMNQVLASCAGNAVEVKEAVDFMTGAYRNPRLYEVTMGLCAEMLTLGGLASNEAEARAKLNQVLDNGKAAEIFGRMVSGLGGPTDFVENYGKYLPDSKIIRPIYADQAGYATGMDTRELGLAVVTLGGGRRKPGDELDYSVGLTQVCALGDEISADKPIAFIHAQTEDAFAEAQAAVKKAIHIGDTKPEKTPEIYRYIRESDL, encoded by the coding sequence ATGTTTTTAGCTCAAGAAATTATTCGTAAAAAACGTAATGCTGAAGTTCTTTCAACTGAAGAGATCCAATTCTTCGTTAACGGCATCACCAACAACACTGTTTCAGAAGGTCAAATAGCTGCGCTTGGTATGGCTGTTTACTTCAACGACATGAATATGGACGAGCGTATCGCGCTGACCACTTCAATGCGTGATTCTGGTACCGTTCTAGATTGGAAATCTCTTGACCTTAACGGTCCTATTATCGATAAACACTCAACTGGCGGTGTGGGGGATGTCATTAGTTTGATGTTAGGCCCAATGGCTGCTGCTTGTGGCGGTTATGTACCGATGATTTCTGGTCGTGGACTGGGTCATACCGGTGGTACACTCGATAAGTTCGACGCTATTCCTGGTTACAACACCGAACCAGATAGTGCGCTATTTCGTAAAGTGGTAAAAGAAGCTGGCGTCGCAATTATTGGCCAGACTGGCGATCTTGTTCCTGCCGATAAACGCTTTTACTCTATTCGTGATAACACCGCTACAGTCGAATCTATCTCACTTATTACTGCTTCTATTCTTTCCAAAAAGCTCGCAGCTGGTCTTGATGCTCTGGCAATGGACGTTAAAGTCGGTACTGGCGCATTCATGCCAACTTATGAAGCCTCCGAAGAGCTAGCACGCAGTATCACTGCAGTAGCCAACGGTGCTGGCACTAAGACAACCGCACTGCTAACGGACATGAACCAAGTATTGGCTTCTTGTGCGGGTAATGCCGTTGAAGTGAAAGAAGCGGTCGACTTTATGACCGGCGCATACCGTAATCCACGCCTTTACGAAGTTACCATGGGTCTTTGTGCTGAAATGCTGACACTGGGCGGCCTTGCCAGTAATGAAGCTGAAGCTCGCGCTAAGTTGAACCAAGTACTGGATAACGGTAAAGCGGCAGAAATATTCGGCCGTATGGTATCAGGCCTTGGCGGACCGACAGACTTTGTCGAGAACTACGGCAAATATCTACCGGATTCGAAAATTATTCGTCCTATTTATGCTGACCAAGCCGGTTATGCTACTGGAATGGATACGCGCGAATTAGGTCTTGCAGTTGTTACCTTAGGCGGCGGACGTCGTAAGCCGGGTGATGAGCTTGATTACAGCGTAGGTCTTACCCAGGTGTGTGCTCTCGGCGATGAAATTAGCGCTGACAAGCCAATTGCATTTATTCACGCTCAAACTGAAGACGCCTTTGCTGAAGCACAAGCTGCAGTTAAAAAAGCGATTCATATTGGCGATACCAAACCAGAGAAAACTCCCGAGATATATCGTTATATCCGCGAGTCAGATCTGTAA
- the deoC gene encoding deoxyribose-phosphate aldolase, with product MSDLKKAAQQAISLMDLTTLNDDDTDQKVIDLCHKAKTPAGDTAAICIFPRFIPIARKTLNEIGGDDIKIATVTNFPHGNDDIAIAVLETRAAVAYGADEVDVVFPYRALMAGNETVGFELVKACKEACGDEAILKVIIESGVLADPALIRKASELSIDAGADFIKTSTGKVAVNATLEAAEIMMTVISEKNTKVGFKPAGGVKDAAAAAEFLGVAARLLGDDWATPASFRFGASSLLTNLLHTLELGDEAKGPQGY from the coding sequence ATGAGCGACTTAAAAAAAGCAGCACAACAAGCCATTAGTTTAATGGATCTTACTACGCTAAATGACGATGATACCGATCAAAAGGTAATCGATCTATGTCATAAAGCTAAGACGCCAGCTGGTGATACTGCTGCCATCTGTATTTTCCCTCGCTTCATTCCTATCGCGCGCAAAACGCTTAATGAGATTGGTGGCGATGATATCAAGATTGCAACAGTGACTAACTTCCCACACGGTAACGATGATATTGCGATTGCAGTATTGGAAACCCGTGCCGCTGTCGCTTACGGCGCAGACGAAGTTGATGTCGTTTTCCCATACCGTGCCCTAATGGCGGGTAATGAGACTGTTGGTTTCGAACTCGTTAAAGCCTGTAAAGAAGCGTGTGGCGATGAAGCAATCTTAAAAGTCATCATCGAGTCAGGTGTGCTTGCTGATCCTGCACTTATTCGTAAGGCTTCTGAGCTATCAATCGATGCAGGTGCTGACTTCATTAAGACCTCTACGGGTAAAGTTGCCGTTAACGCGACGCTTGAAGCTGCTGAGATCATGATGACTGTGATTAGCGAAAAGAACACTAAAGTTGGCTTTAAGCCAGCTGGCGGCGTAAAAGACGCTGCAGCTGCTGCAGAGTTTTTAGGTGTTGCTGCACGTCTTCTTGGTGATGATTGGGCTACTCCTGCTTCATTCCGTTTTGGCGCTTCTAGTCTGCTAACCAACCTACTGCATACGCTTGAGTTGGGTGATGAAGCAAAAGGACCACAAGGTTACTAA
- the deoD gene encoding purine-nucleoside phosphorylase, protein MATPHINAVDGAFGDTVLFPGDPLRAKYIAETFLEDVVQVTDVRNMLGFTGTYKGTRISVMGSGMGIPSCSIYATELIRDYGVKNLIRVGTCGAVSTDVKVRDVLIGMGACTDSQVNRLRFKGQDFAAIADYSLLSAVVKAAEAKGTKFRVGNVFSADLFYTPDPEMFDVMEKMNILGVEMEAAGLYGVAAEFGAKALCVCTVSDHIRTGEKTSSDERQTTFNEMIEMTLEAAITL, encoded by the coding sequence ATGGCTACACCACACATTAATGCCGTAGACGGTGCATTTGGCGATACAGTTCTATTTCCTGGCGATCCACTACGCGCTAAATATATTGCTGAAACGTTTCTAGAAGACGTTGTGCAAGTTACTGATGTTCGTAACATGCTAGGTTTCACTGGTACTTATAAAGGTACTCGCATTTCAGTTATGGGTTCAGGTATGGGTATCCCATCTTGTTCAATCTATGCAACTGAATTGATTAGAGATTACGGCGTTAAAAACCTAATCCGCGTTGGTACTTGTGGTGCGGTTAGCACAGACGTTAAAGTACGTGACGTTCTAATCGGAATGGGTGCTTGTACCGATTCTCAAGTGAACCGTCTACGTTTTAAAGGTCAAGACTTCGCTGCTATCGCTGATTACAGCCTACTTAGCGCAGTGGTTAAAGCTGCTGAAGCTAAAGGCACTAAATTCCGCGTTGGTAACGTTTTCTCTGCTGATCTGTTCTACACGCCAGATCCAGAGATGTTCGACGTTATGGAAAAGATGAACATCTTGGGTGTCGAAATGGAAGCTGCCGGTCTTTACGGCGTTGCTGCCGAGTTCGGTGCTAAAGCATTGTGTGTTTGTACCGTATCTGATCATATCCGTACTGGTGAAAAGACCTCTTCTGATGAGCGTCAAACTACCTTTAACGAAATGATCGAAATGACACTAGAAGCTGCAATCACTCTTTAA
- a CDS encoding phosphopentomutase, with amino-acid sequence MKRTIIMMLDSFGVGAAQDAAAFGDVGSDTFGHIAQACAEGKANDGRDGPLKLPNLARLGLGHASKESTGEFPAGFGDDVEIIGAYGHADELSSGKDTPSGHWEMAGVPVLYEWGYFSDLSNSFPQELTDRILARAGLTEFLGNCHSSGTVILEQLGEEHMRTGKPIFYTSADSVFQIACHEESFGLEKLYELCIIAREELADYNIGRVIARPFVGSDASNFERTGNRRDYAVEPPAPTVLDKLKAAGGEVVSVGKIADIYAHCGITKKVKATGLEALFDATLEQVKQAGDNTIVFTNFVDFDSHFGHRRDVAGYARSLEYFDSRLPEILALLDEDDFLLLTADHGCDPTWPGSDHTRERVPVLAYGAGLAPGSLGLRNSFADMGQSIASYFKLEPMEYGESFVR; translated from the coding sequence ATGAAACGTACTATAATCATGATGCTTGATTCATTTGGCGTCGGTGCAGCACAAGATGCTGCAGCCTTTGGCGATGTTGGATCTGATACTTTCGGGCATATTGCACAAGCATGTGCTGAAGGTAAAGCAAATGACGGCCGTGATGGACCACTGAAATTACCCAACTTGGCGCGCCTTGGCTTAGGTCATGCATCTAAAGAGAGCACGGGCGAGTTTCCTGCTGGGTTTGGCGATGATGTTGAGATCATCGGCGCTTATGGTCACGCTGATGAATTAAGCTCTGGCAAAGATACCCCGAGTGGGCATTGGGAAATGGCGGGTGTACCTGTTTTATATGAGTGGGGCTACTTTAGTGATTTAAGTAACTCTTTTCCACAGGAGCTTACTGACAGAATTCTTGCGCGAGCAGGTTTGACTGAGTTTTTGGGCAACTGCCACTCTTCAGGCACTGTGATCTTAGAGCAGCTTGGTGAAGAGCATATGCGCACGGGTAAGCCAATTTTCTATACCTCTGCCGACTCAGTATTCCAAATTGCTTGTCATGAAGAGAGCTTTGGCCTTGAGAAACTTTATGAGCTTTGCATCATCGCTCGTGAAGAGCTTGCCGATTACAACATTGGCCGTGTTATCGCGCGCCCATTTGTAGGCAGCGATGCAAGTAACTTTGAGCGTACTGGTAATCGTCGCGACTATGCGGTTGAGCCACCAGCACCAACAGTACTCGATAAGCTTAAAGCTGCTGGCGGTGAAGTGGTTAGTGTCGGTAAGATTGCTGACATCTATGCACACTGCGGTATCACTAAAAAAGTGAAAGCGACTGGGCTTGAAGCATTGTTCGACGCGACATTAGAGCAGGTAAAACAAGCGGGTGACAATACTATCGTATTCACCAACTTCGTTGATTTTGACTCGCATTTTGGCCACCGCCGTGATGTCGCAGGTTACGCACGTAGCCTGGAGTACTTCGATTCACGTTTACCTGAGATTCTAGCCCTGCTAGATGAAGATGATTTCTTACTGCTAACCGCAGATCACGGTTGTGATCCAACTTGGCCAGGTAGCGATCATACTCGTGAGAGAGTACCCGTTCTTGCTTATGGTGCAGGTTTAGCGCCTGGTTCGCTTGGACTGCGTAATAGTTTTGCCGATATGGGCCAATCAATTGCGAGCTACTTCAAGCTTGAACCTATGGAGTATGGCGAATCATTTGTTCGCTAG